From the genome of Pseudomonas sp. FP453:
AAAAGATCAAGAAGGACGTCGGCGAGGACGGCCTGCGCCAGGTGTTCGAGATCAGCGACCTGGGCGCCGACATCATCAAGAACCGCATCGCCAAGTACAACATCGATGCGGACTTCTGCCACGGCTACGGCTATATGGGGTTCAACGCCCGCCAGGAAAAAACCCTGCGCGCCTGGGAGAAGGATTTCAAGTCGATCAACAGCCAGCACGAGATCCGTTTTCTCGGCGGCGCCGACGTGCAGCAGATCATCGGTTCCAACGCCTACACCAGCGCCCTGCTGCACATGGGCGGCGGGCATGTGCACTCGCTGAACCTGCTGCTGGGCGAAGCCAGCGCACTGGCCAGCCACGGCGTGCGGATTTTCGAGAACAGCCCGGCGCTGGACGTCAGCTACGGCGAACGCATCACCGTGCGCACCGGCCGCGGTTCGGTGCGCGCGAGCAAGTTGCTGTGGGCCTGCGACAGTTTCCTCAACAAACTTGAGCCCGAGCTGCACCGCTCGACCATCAACACCTACGCATTCCAGATGATGACCGAGCCGTTGCCCGAGGAATTGATCCAGCGTATCAGCCCGATTCGCGGCGCCTACAGCGACATCCGCCCGGTGATCGACTACTACCGCGTGACCAATGAAAACCGTCTGCTGTTCGGCGCTGCGACCCCCTTGGTGGAGCATATTCCCGGCGACCTCAAGGCGTGGAACCGGCGCCTGATGCTGAAGATTTTCCCCTACCTCAAGGACGTGAAAATCGATCTGGCCTGGGGCGGTCCGATGGCATGCAGCCCCAACCTGTTTCCGCAGATCGGTACCCTGCCAGGGCGCAGCAATGCGTTTTTCGTACAGGGCTATTCGGGCTTTGGCGTGACCCCCAGCCACATCATCTGCAAGGTCCTGGCCGAAGGCATGAGCGAAGGCTCGGCGCGCTATGACCTGGTCAGCTCGATCCCGCGCCCGACCATCATCGGCAAGGACGCGATCCGCCCCTTGCTGCTGACGGCGGGCAAATCCTGGCACCAGCTTTCCGGCTACTGGAACGGGCGCCGCTAAACCATTTTTTACTCATCAGGAGCAACTGCCATGACCCTTACCACCCTCAAGCACAATATCCAGCTGTCCGAACTCGACGCCTGGGGCACCGTGGCCGACCTCGGTTCCCAAATCCTCGAAGGCGACGTGCGCGCCTTTGGCAAAATGACCTTCGGCGCGCCCACCGACCCGGTCAGCAGTGCCTACTTCGGCACCACCCAGGGCAAGTTCCGCATGGTCTACCCGTTCACCGAACAAGCCACCGTCGTGACCGGCGAAGTGCTGCTCACCGATGAGGCCACCGGCCAGTCCACGCGCTAC
Proteins encoded in this window:
- a CDS encoding cupin domain-containing protein; the encoded protein is MTLTTLKHNIQLSELDAWGTVADLGSQILEGDVRAFGKMTFGAPTDPVSSAYFGTTQGKFRMVYPFTEQATVVTGEVLLTDEATGQSTRYQAGDSWFVTKGTPVLWEVLSESFVKHYFAVV
- a CDS encoding FAD-binding oxidoreductase, with amino-acid sequence MINIETPTYYTATKKYNLSFPTLEQDIDADVVVIGGGFSGINTALELAEKGITNIVVLEARYLGFGGTGRNGGQIMAGIGHDLEKIKKDVGEDGLRQVFEISDLGADIIKNRIAKYNIDADFCHGYGYMGFNARQEKTLRAWEKDFKSINSQHEIRFLGGADVQQIIGSNAYTSALLHMGGGHVHSLNLLLGEASALASHGVRIFENSPALDVSYGERITVRTGRGSVRASKLLWACDSFLNKLEPELHRSTINTYAFQMMTEPLPEELIQRISPIRGAYSDIRPVIDYYRVTNENRLLFGAATPLVEHIPGDLKAWNRRLMLKIFPYLKDVKIDLAWGGPMACSPNLFPQIGTLPGRSNAFFVQGYSGFGVTPSHIICKVLAEGMSEGSARYDLVSSIPRPTIIGKDAIRPLLLTAGKSWHQLSGYWNGRR